The DNA window GCCAGGTCTTGGTGTATTCTTAGCAATTCTCATTGTAATGGGTGGACTTGCATTTAATATTGGGAACGTAGCTGGGGCTGGACTCGGCTTAAATGCAATGCTTGGTATTGATCCAATTACAGGTGCTATTATAAGCGCTGCATTTGCAATTTTTATCTTTGTCGTGAAAGAAGCAGGCAAAGCTATGGATAAAGTTGCACAAATTGCAGGTTTTGTCATGATTTTGTTAATGGTGTATGTTGCTTTTACAACTTCACCACCTGTTGGGGATGCGATTGTACATACATTTGCACCATCTGAAATTAGTATTTTTGCCATTGTTACACTTGTGGGTGGAACGGTTGGAGGATATATTACTTTTGCTGGGGGACACCGACTTTTAGATGCAGGAGTTAAAGGGGTAGAATCTTTACCTGATGTTACGAAGAGTTCTGTAACTGGAATAGTAGTAACAGGTATCATGCGTGTTGCACTATTTTTAGCTGTTCTAGGAGTTGTATCGCAAGGATTAGCAATTGATCCAGCAAATCCGCCAGCATCTGTTTTTAAACTTGCAGCTGGAGAAATTGGTTATCGAATGTTTGGTGTTATTATGTGGGCTGCAGCTATTACTTCTGTAGTAGGAGCAGCTTATACGTCCGTATCATTTATCCGATCATTTCATCCTATGATTGAAAAGTATCATAATTGGGTTATTATATTATTCATTTTAGTATCAACTGTAACGTTTGCACTTGTTGGACGACCTGTAAATATTCTAATTCTTGTAGGTGCATTAAA is part of the Psychrobacillus sp. FSL H8-0483 genome and encodes:
- a CDS encoding NRAMP family divalent metal transporter — its product is MEEQKMQKAGSKKKVGRSVLLGAAFLMATSSIGPGFLTQTTVFTQQLAASFGFVILISIILDVFAQVNVWRIIAVSGLRGQEIANKVLPGLGVFLAILIVMGGLAFNIGNVAGAGLGLNAMLGIDPITGAIISAAFAIFIFVVKEAGKAMDKVAQIAGFVMILLMVYVAFTTSPPVGDAIVHTFAPSEISIFAIVTLVGGTVGGYITFAGGHRLLDAGVKGVESLPDVTKSSVTGIVVTGIMRVALFLAVLGVVSQGLAIDPANPPASVFKLAAGEIGYRMFGVIMWAAAITSVVGAAYTSVSFIRSFHPMIEKYHNWVIILFILVSTVTFALVGRPVNILILVGALNALILPLALGTMLVAAYKKDIVGDYKHPLWLTIAGGLVTVIMGVLGIMTLIEQIPLLFK